The Nymphaea colorata isolate Beijing-Zhang1983 chromosome 5, ASM883128v2, whole genome shotgun sequence DNA segment ACATACTAAATTCAGGAAAGGGATTGAAGATGCATTTGCCAcctcgctctctttctctctctaaaaagtGGGCAGCATAtaaactaaaaagaaagaaagaaacagctACCAGTTCAAAAGCAGAAGCCATAAAGCCTGAATTCCCTTTGCACAGGCTATATCTCTGCCGGATTTTCTGATCAAGTtgacagctctctctctctctctctctctctctctctctctctctctctctcctagaAAGTAGGCTGGCTGTTTTTTGTATTAAGATTTGAAGCTtttgaaggaagaagaagaaggagcaaGGGGAAGACATGGGCTTTGCTACTGCTGGTGATCTGAAACCCAGCATCTCTGTGAAGAGACACTTCCGACCAACCTCCATCACCATTTCAAGCACTGCCACGGAACGCACCCACGAACGTGAATGGTAACTAACTaccttccctctcttttttgctctcctctccctctgtctcgctctctctctcttcaattaATTTTCCGGAGAATGAATGGAAGATTCAGCTCGTAAGCATTTTGtcccaaaaacaagaaaacatatttCGCGTCGTTGGTAGATTTGGGCTGTTATGCCAGAAAGGTCCTCCCTCCTTCAAGTATGCAATGCAACTTTATTTCAATAGCCCATTGATTATTGTGTTCACATGAGGGCATTTTTTAAAGTAACATTTTCATGCATCCTTTTTCCTTTAGTAAATCTAGATTAGTAAGGTTTTCCCCCAGattaatcaataaaaataatggTATTCCTAATAGcactcaaaaattaaaataaacgCCACTAAAAGCAATCACAAGCCTCGCGAGTATAGCCTCTTACGATGAAGCTATACCAGGTGACGAATGATAGCTGGAGGAATGCCATCGTACACCAGGTGTCGAATGATAGCTGGAGGAATGCCATCGATCTGACATTAGGTTTTCTGTAGAGGCTAATTTTCTACAATTTTGGAAGGATATACAATAAGAATTACGAGTCATAATAAACATACTAGTTTGGGATTTTTGATCTTCATCAACTAAGGCAAGACAAAATATCCATATTGATTATTCCTTGGCAGTCCTTCGACTGGTAAAACATGATCTACACCAGCCACCTACAAATAGCACCTGTCTTGAACATTGCAGCACCAGAGCCTTCTCGTTGGGTTCCCTTTTTAGGTTTTCCCAACTGGTTAAAAGGAAACCTCCCTGAACCCTTCAGGAAGCAGCAGCAGGTCCACGAGAATGTGCACCTCCCCAACCCCAAGGGACACAGGCCACAGCTTTAGCAAACCAATAAATGCAAATGCAACTCTCTTGGTCAAAGCCTTGTCCCTCGAGCGGTGAAACCAGACAATTCCTGACTATGGCTGTTATTTTGGACAGATGCAGCTGGCAGGTACATACGGAAGCTGGcttcttttcaattttacatAGAACAAGCACCAAAAAATTCCTTGCCTTTTTATTGAATCTGCTTTCCAAATGACAACAATATGGATCCAACATGTCCGCCAAGGATAATTTTCTGCTCCACGTGCTGTCCCTCTCAAACCAATAATCTGTTTCAATTATAGTCACAAGTTTATGAATCCATATCTTTGTGCAACCTTGTTTCCACGGTCACTGGCCTGTCAGACGACAGCACAACTTTGAGATCCTTCTGGAGGAAAACTCAATCAAGTGGACCCTTTGTTGATGGTGAGGCCGAAAGCAGGCAAGTGCAATGATTTATCACAGAAAATACATTCGCCTTCTTAGGTTTAGTTCTTGGAAAGGATAACCGCCAGTATGGAATAATACAACAATTACCCAAACTTAAATTACACCATGAGTACATTGCTATGGTAACATGGTTAGACTGCAATTGAATTGTGGACCTGCACGCTGCCAACAGTGGAATAAAAATTCTACACCACACTAATATGATATGTTAAGTACCATTATAATATCAGACTCCTTCCATATGAATGTAAGTTTTGTAGGTAAATCTGTGTCCAGGAGAACATCGCCACAAATTACAACTTGATGGTATATTATGAGCATGCAATACTTCCAACAGTAAGATGGACAGATAAAATGGGTGCATTATGCAGACGAAAGCTGAAACCTGACTAGTAACTGACAAGAAGCTCATTTACCACAAagccaaaagaagaatgaaatatCAGATCTTGATAAGAAAATACTGATGATAAGCATTTGCAGTTTCTCCTCTTATACAGTTATACTTGTTGCTCACAGAGTCCCCTTCATCTTGATGCAGGCCACTTTCAGATGTTTCCAGTGACCTTACAGTTGAAGTGCAAGAAGCAAAGTTCTTCCTTCACAaggcacctctctctctctctctctctctctctctctctctatatatatatatatatatatatatatatatatatatatgtatatatatatatatatatatatgtatatatatatatatgtatatatatgtgtgtgtgtgtgtgtgtgtgtgtgtgtgtgtgtgagcatATCAAGTATAGCACAATCCCATGATAGACTTTTTACTCTCTTTTTTCAGGATCAATATTCTGTAAAGGCTGCAGATGTTGACCTCATGCCAACAGACATTTGTATTACTATTTAATATACGCATCAACCTTAAAAACGtacaaacataaaaagttgaaagaaaagcCATTTGAGACGCAAAGATGTTTTTCTGCATGCAGTAATTCACTGCATGTGAGTGTACAGACATTTAAAGAGAATTATAATTGACAAGCAAACTACTTGATGAGCTGAGAATTGTTTTTATTAAACATATAGAGAAACACAAGAAATTTGTGACGGACCTGCACCAGAATTCAGCATCTTCTGGAAAAAATTTCCTCCATATTTTAGGGAAAGATTATCTGCATAACCATCAttttatcttctctctctctattcatTCCTCGATTGTTGGTTCCTAGCCAATCTATCTTCCAGACACGGTCCAAAACAATCTCCCTTTGCCATACTAGTAAGTACAAAAGTTACTCACTAAATTTGTTCTCCTGTCACAGTTTCCTCTGGTTTGCCAAAGTGGGAAGATCAGAAGATTGTTGACTGAAGCAAAGGATTCAAGTTTCCCTAGGATAAGTCTTGATAGATTTCCAGGCGGACCAGAAGCTTTTGATTTAGCAGCAAAATTCTGCTACGGCATAAATATTGAGATCACACAGAAGAATGTCGCAATGCTGAGATGTGCAGCATATTACTTGGAAATGACAGAAGAGTTTGCAGAGAAAAATTTGGAAGATCAAACAGAAAAGTATCTGAAAGAAGTTGTATTTCCTAGCATTCCAAATTCCATTGATGTCCTTCAACAGTGTGAAAATCTACTTCCAACAGCAGAGGATATTAAACTTACTAACAGAATTATCAATGGGATTGCAGCAAATTTGTGCAAAGAGCAACTAACTACCAGCTTATCAAGACTTGAACAAAACTTCCATCCAAAAGCTACCAGCTCAGAAACTGATACCTCAGCAGACAGGTGGGGAAGCAGTCTAACAAAGTTGAATATCAACTTATTCCAGAGGGTCATATCCACACTAAAGTTTAAGGGCCAGAATCAAGATATCATTGGAAAAATTTTGGTTAGCTACTCGAAGTTTTCTCTTCAAGGAGGATGTTTAGAAACAGAGCTCCAAAAGAAGCAGAAACTTGTAGTTGAAACAATAGTTGGATCGCTACCAACACCTTCAAGAAAATGTTCAATGCCAGTAGCCTTTCTCTTTGGCTTACTCAAAGCAGCAATAACATCATCTGTGTCATCAACATGCAGATCAGATTTAGAGAGAAGAGTAGGCCTGCAATTGGATCAAGCAGTTCTTGAAGATATCCTCATTCCTTTAAATCCATCTGACAGCAACTCCACATTGTTCGACATGGAAACGGTTCAGAGAATAGTCTCTAATTTTCTGAATTTGGATGACGGACAAGGTGATGATGATCTCGTACAAGCTCAGACTGATGCATATTATGAGCTTGATAGCCCAAGATCTCCTAACCAGAGATCAATCTTCAAGGTATCCAAGCTCATGGACAGCTATCTTGCTGAAATTGCAACGGATGCAAATGTGACACCCACCAAGTTCATTGCCATGGCTGAACTACTTCCTGACCAT contains these protein-coding regions:
- the LOC116254138 gene encoding BTB/POZ domain-containing protein At1g03010-like; this encodes MGFATAGDLKPSISVKRHFRPTSITISSTATERTHEREWPLSDVSSDLTVEVQEAKFFLHKFPLVCQSGKIRRLLTEAKDSSFPRISLDRFPGGPEAFDLAAKFCYGINIEITQKNVAMLRCAAYYLEMTEEFAEKNLEDQTEKYLKEVVFPSIPNSIDVLQQCENLLPTAEDIKLTNRIINGIAANLCKEQLTTSLSRLEQNFHPKATSSETDTSADRWGSSLTKLNINLFQRVISTLKFKGQNQDIIGKILVSYSKFSLQGGCLETELQKKQKLVVETIVGSLPTPSRKCSMPVAFLFGLLKAAITSSVSSTCRSDLERRVGLQLDQAVLEDILIPLNPSDSNSTLFDMETVQRIVSNFLNLDDGQGDDDLVQAQTDAYYELDSPRSPNQRSIFKVSKLMDSYLAEIATDANVTPTKFIAMAELLPDHARVQSDGLYKAIDLFLKAHPNIKESECYRLCKTIDCQKLSQDACSHAAQNERLPIQMAVQVLYFEQIRLRNAMNGEGNHQHQHQFFSSADSQQNFHKLNCGVGSGTMSPRDNYASVRRENRELKMEVARMRMRLNDLEKDHISMKQELIRSNPASNMLSSFARKLSKLHALFRTKDGKSISSKKAHIDARFLFQKHWRHSVS